One window of Methanogenium organophilum genomic DNA carries:
- a CDS encoding molybdopterin-dependent oxidoreductase: MKRLIPILCLCLCILTGACVCGCTGNADPAPTTPVIPEPLPGNLTIINGDTEVVLDWDAITAMPAFVGYGYAVSTVGIKYGPYDVKGVRLTDLIALAGDFGEENQTWVSAPDGYLWVFDYDQVQGEGFITFDADLKEVPAPSLTVIIMYEQDGMPLTSGEGGPFRMVVATDTPDVITEGSSWVKWVDTIEVR; encoded by the coding sequence ATGAAGCGGCTGATTCCCATTTTATGTCTCTGTCTCTGCATTCTGACGGGGGCCTGTGTCTGCGGCTGCACCGGGAACGCTGACCCGGCACCGACCACGCCGGTCATCCCGGAGCCCCTGCCGGGCAATCTTACCATAATAAACGGGGACACTGAGGTTGTCCTGGACTGGGATGCCATAACCGCAATGCCTGCATTTGTCGGGTACGGGTATGCGGTCTCTACCGTGGGAATCAAATACGGCCCCTATGACGTGAAAGGTGTGCGCCTCACCGACCTGATCGCGCTCGCCGGAGATTTTGGAGAGGAAAATCAGACCTGGGTCTCCGCACCGGACGGTTATCTCTGGGTCTTTGACTATGATCAGGTGCAGGGAGAGGGGTTCATCACCTTCGATGCTGACCTCAAAGAAGTGCCCGCCCCATCTCTCACTGTTATCATCATGTATGAGCAGGATGGCATGCCACTCACCTCCGGGGAAGGCGGTCCCTTCCGGATGGTGGTGGCAACCGACACTCCTGATGTGATCACCGAAGGCAGTTCCTGGGTGAAGTGGGTTGATACCATTGA